A region of Candidatus Bathyarchaeota archaeon DNA encodes the following proteins:
- a CDS encoding metal-dependent hydrolase, with translation MGRKVSKTTVIALFVIVSVALFATAFYHSGFAATLDIKHYERRVRIRWLGLGVVELSTPDYKKIVYIDALIINNWGFAGFNIPVPTEYSSMENWVNYIKGKSPSVVIFTITHNHGDHVGNLLDCVGNLTKDNNNIKVAVVAQYELATLYLGPKLEERGVNPSEVIVTGGMGINIGGTTVVDGVSITATRAVHSSAEIGAAGTPMGYVIQINDVTIYASGDTDIFEEMKFIGDFYKPDLAFVCIGDTFTMGPKVAAVATKYINPDSVIPYHYGLSPPLLGPEAAETFKNELWKLSHKIKVVIIRPGDTFNYTVKNVSAT, from the coding sequence TTGGGGAGAAAGGTAAGCAAAACTACAGTTATTGCTCTCTTTGTCATAGTTTCCGTGGCGCTATTTGCGACAGCCTTCTATCATAGCGGTTTCGCTGCAACACTTGATATCAAACACTATGAGAGACGTGTGCGAATTCGATGGCTTGGCCTTGGAGTAGTTGAGCTTTCCACTCCAGATTATAAGAAAATTGTCTACATTGATGCGCTTATAATCAACAATTGGGGGTTTGCTGGTTTTAATATTCCAGTTCCTACGGAATATTCTAGCATGGAGAATTGGGTTAATTATATCAAGGGTAAGAGTCCATCGGTTGTGATATTTACGATAACCCACAATCACGGCGATCATGTTGGCAATTTATTGGACTGTGTTGGTAACTTAACAAAGGATAATAATAACATAAAGGTGGCGGTTGTTGCGCAGTATGAGCTTGCCACATTATACTTGGGACCGAAGCTTGAGGAGAGAGGCGTAAACCCTTCAGAGGTTATTGTTACTGGAGGAATGGGTATAAATATTGGCGGCACCACCGTGGTGGATGGAGTAAGTATAACAGCTACACGGGCAGTTCATTCTTCAGCGGAAATAGGTGCAGCAGGAACACCTATGGGTTATGTAATTCAAATAAATGATGTGACCATCTATGCATCTGGAGATACGGACATTTTCGAGGAAATGAAATTTATAGGCGACTTTTATAAGCCCGATCTAGCTTTTGTGTGCATTGGAGATACATTTACTATGGGTCCAAAAGTTGCAGCAGTTGCCACCAAATACATAAATCCGGATAGTGTTATTCCCTACCATTATGGATTATCACCGCCACTTCTAGGTCCAGAAGCGGCTGAAACGTTTAAGAATGAACTTTGGAAATTATCCCATAAAATCAAAGTTGTCATCATCAGGCCGGGAGATACCTTCAATTATACTGTAAAAAACGTTAGTGCTACATAA
- a CDS encoding cysteine synthase family protein gives MRTVNHIFELVGNTPMVRINRMNPNPNVEIYAKLEWFNPTGSLKDRIALKMIERAEKDGKLTHDKTILEATSGNTGISIAWAAALKGYKCTIVMPKSVSVERRKILRALGAKLVFASTEAEAVAKAKEMAKNPKYFMTNQFANDGNWMAHYENTGEEIWKQSEGRITHFVAGIGTSGTIMGVTRKLKEYNKAIKIIGVQPSQPNSKQQGLLNPQELRPEIFNPEEIDEVILVDDADALKTAKDLLTKEGLLAGISSGAVMYGAMKKAREINKGFIVALFADHCFKYLSTELFR, from the coding sequence ATGCGGACGGTTAATCACATTTTTGAGTTGGTCGGCAATACTCCGATGGTTAGGATTAATCGAATGAATCCTAATCCGAACGTGGAGATTTACGCGAAGTTGGAGTGGTTTAACCCGACTGGTTCTTTGAAAGATAGAATTGCCCTTAAGATGATCGAGAGGGCGGAGAAGGATGGAAAACTAACTCATGACAAGACAATCTTGGAGGCTACTTCGGGAAATACTGGAATAAGCATTGCATGGGCAGCTGCTCTTAAGGGCTACAAGTGTACGATTGTAATGCCTAAATCGGTTTCCGTAGAACGAAGAAAAATTCTAAGGGCGCTTGGAGCAAAACTTGTTTTTGCTTCAACAGAGGCTGAAGCTGTTGCAAAAGCGAAGGAGATGGCTAAAAACCCGAAATATTTTATGACAAACCAATTCGCCAACGATGGAAACTGGATGGCACATTATGAAAATACAGGCGAAGAGATCTGGAAGCAGAGTGAAGGTAGAATAACCCATTTCGTTGCAGGTATAGGAACTTCCGGGACAATTATGGGAGTGACTAGAAAACTTAAAGAATACAATAAAGCAATAAAAATAATCGGCGTTCAGCCTTCACAACCCAACAGTAAACAACAAGGTCTGTTGAACCCTCAAGAACTTCGGCCTGAAATTTTTAACCCTGAAGAAATCGACGAGGTTATTCTGGTAGACGATGCAGACGCTTTAAAAACAGCTAAAGATCTTCTCACTAAAGAGGGGCTTCTAGCTGGGATATCATCAGGGGCGGTTATGTATGGCGCCATGAAAAAGGCAAGAGAGATAAACAAGGGGTTTATAGTAGCGTTGTTTGCAGATCATTGCTTCAAATACTTAAGCACAGAGCTATTCCGCTAG
- a CDS encoding B12-binding domain-containing radical SAM protein gives MAEVLLTADRTLMSDYHHNEFIGFGTCAPPNVIPDWLYSFLFFPPIKTMKGIPVAAPYGLRKIEAQLLSDGFNVLTVDPDHVKRYLDDAKVLGIHVMDPFGLGPASSTFASILKKEPFLAQYFRRLLEKQEIKRAKRRGLKIIVGGSGVWQFRYREKFVEEHGIDCVIEGEAEKVIGKIVRAAINGEKLPRYYEVSVEETPKLEEIPNILNPSINGLVEIGRGCCRGCRFCSVTLRPLRWYPIEKILKEIDVNMRNGYTYTVCLHAEDVMLYGSKNTTPDDDKLIELHKAVVKKCEGLSWSHCSLATVTLKPQLFQKVAEIILQKQPWWGVEIGIETGSPELAKKIMPAKAHPFKPEEWPDVVRTGMGLMHDNNLIPACTLIVGVPEETENDLIKTIELVEDLKHIRSLIVPLFFVPMGKLKNEQWFKETKMTKLHQELLIKCLKHDFRWIDDLISRSFAGKWYAKPLRALYTMFVKIIEHKARKAGIT, from the coding sequence ATGGCTGAGGTATTGTTGACCGCTGACCGTACTTTAATGAGCGATTACCATCATAACGAGTTTATAGGCTTTGGAACATGTGCCCCTCCAAATGTCATACCAGATTGGCTTTACAGCTTCCTTTTTTTCCCACCGATAAAAACTATGAAGGGTATTCCCGTTGCTGCTCCCTATGGGTTAAGAAAGATTGAGGCCCAACTATTAAGCGATGGTTTCAATGTCTTAACCGTCGATCCAGACCATGTCAAGAGATACTTGGATGACGCAAAAGTTTTAGGTATACATGTTATGGACCCCTTCGGACTGGGCCCAGCATCCAGCACCTTTGCCTCGATTCTAAAAAAAGAACCTTTCCTTGCCCAATATTTTAGACGTTTGTTAGAAAAGCAGGAAATTAAGAGGGCTAAAAGACGCGGTTTAAAAATTATCGTTGGCGGTTCCGGTGTTTGGCAGTTCCGCTACAGGGAAAAATTCGTTGAGGAGCATGGTATCGACTGTGTAATTGAGGGCGAAGCTGAAAAAGTCATAGGAAAAATTGTTCGAGCAGCCATCAATGGCGAAAAACTGCCGAGATATTATGAGGTAAGCGTTGAAGAAACACCAAAGCTTGAGGAAATTCCAAACATTTTGAATCCATCCATTAACGGCTTAGTGGAAATTGGACGAGGTTGCTGTAGAGGATGCAGATTCTGTAGCGTAACTCTCCGCCCACTGAGGTGGTACCCCATCGAAAAAATACTAAAAGAAATAGACGTAAATATGAGGAACGGATATACGTACACGGTTTGCCTCCATGCTGAAGACGTTATGCTTTACGGTTCAAAAAACACCACACCTGACGATGACAAACTAATCGAGCTTCACAAAGCTGTTGTAAAAAAATGTGAGGGTTTGAGTTGGAGCCACTGCTCCCTCGCTACAGTAACCCTAAAACCACAACTTTTCCAAAAAGTTGCAGAAATCATACTGCAAAAACAACCATGGTGGGGCGTCGAAATAGGCATTGAAACAGGCTCACCGGAGCTTGCCAAAAAAATCATGCCTGCAAAAGCACATCCCTTCAAACCCGAAGAATGGCCTGACGTTGTCCGCACTGGAATGGGTTTAATGCACGACAACAACCTAATACCCGCGTGCACCTTAATAGTGGGAGTGCCTGAAGAAACCGAAAATGACTTAATAAAAACCATAGAGCTTGTGGAAGACCTTAAACACATTAGAAGCTTAATTGTTCCCCTATTCTTTGTTCCAATGGGCAAACTAAAAAACGAACAATGGTTTAAAGAAACTAAGATGACGAAACTCCACCAAGAACTGCTAATAAAGTGCTTAAAACACGATTTCCGCTGGATAGATGACCTTATAAGCCGATCCTTCGCCGGAAAATGGTACGCAAAACCTCTCAGAGCTCTATACACAATGTTCGTAAAAATAATCGAACACAAAGCCAGAAAAGCCGGAATCACATAA
- a CDS encoding response regulator, with protein sequence MEEANILIVDDDEDIRRTMRLILESEGYNVDEAVSGREAIVKTKAKVYDVALLDIVLPDMLGTQLLRELNDITPKTIKIMVTGYPNLENAVDALNYGADAYLIKPVNFEKLITVVKEKLEKQREEEALTMERIANFVEARTRKLLEQEIE encoded by the coding sequence ATGGAAGAGGCAAACATCCTAATAGTGGACGACGACGAAGACATACGAAGAACTATGCGGCTAATCCTTGAAAGTGAGGGCTACAATGTTGACGAGGCAGTGTCTGGAAGAGAGGCTATTGTGAAGACAAAAGCAAAAGTCTATGATGTCGCCCTTTTAGACATAGTTCTTCCAGATATGCTTGGGACGCAACTACTAAGAGAGCTAAATGATATAACGCCGAAGACGATAAAGATAATGGTGACGGGATATCCCAATCTCGAAAACGCTGTGGATGCCCTGAATTATGGTGCAGACGCATATCTAATAAAACCAGTAAATTTTGAGAAGTTGATCACTGTCGTGAAGGAGAAACTTGAAAAACAAAGAGAAGAGGAAGCGCTTACAATGGAGAGAATAGCCAATTTTGTAGAAGCTAGGACTAGAAAGCTGCTTGAACAGGAGATAGAATAG
- the feoB gene encoding ferrous iron transport protein B, which translates to MTRQLRVALAGNANVGKSVIFNQLTGLNQIVGNWPGKTVERAEGTLHFKGYTIRVIDLPGTYSLSAFSIEEIVSREYIAVERPDVIINVVDASALERNLYLTLQLLELEAPVVMALNQVDFAAKKGIRIDTEKLSGMLGIPVVPTVAITGSGINELLTTVVAVASGDKRLKPLKLQFGAEIEEKVQKIQKFVEKNLSQLCTVYPARWISIKLLERDEDITGKLKNYEGGAEVLEYAEKLAAELEKMHGEPSPVVLASERYSIASKIAREVTITETPPRVKLEQRLDAITTHKILGYPILIGVVLAMLSLIFVGGSLFSSFLESLLNNIVTCIGDALIFLPQAMVKLIADGILGGIIAGITVALPYIIPFYIILALLEDSGYLPRAAFLMDNLMHKMGLHGKAFIPLILGYGCSVPACIGCRIMETERERLLAAFTVTLVPCAARTVVILGLVGRYVGLHAALALYIFDLLLVFILGRMAFKILPGEPVGLIMEMPPYKRPTLKVVLTKTWSRAKDFVYIAFPIIIVGSLAITALNLIGIVGYFTTVVKPIINGWLGLPDVASVPLIFGILRKELTLILLSELIPLETLSATQMIVFAIITTIYIPCIATIAALLKEFGWKKAIAITIADVIAALLIGGLTYRILSLFMT; encoded by the coding sequence ATGACTAGGCAGTTGCGTGTAGCGCTTGCTGGGAATGCCAACGTAGGCAAAAGCGTCATCTTTAACCAGCTTACAGGCTTAAACCAGATTGTAGGAAACTGGCCCGGCAAAACCGTGGAAAGAGCTGAGGGAACCCTACACTTTAAAGGGTACACCATACGCGTCATTGATTTGCCAGGCACATATTCATTATCCGCCTTTTCTATCGAAGAGATTGTTTCACGTGAATACATTGCTGTTGAACGGCCGGATGTTATAATAAATGTTGTTGACGCTTCAGCTTTGGAGCGCAACCTCTATTTGACACTCCAGCTTCTGGAGCTTGAGGCCCCTGTTGTCATGGCATTAAATCAAGTGGACTTTGCGGCCAAAAAAGGCATTCGCATAGACACGGAAAAACTTTCAGGTATGCTTGGAATCCCTGTAGTTCCTACAGTAGCGATAACTGGAAGCGGTATAAACGAGCTTTTAACAACGGTCGTTGCGGTGGCAAGTGGAGATAAAAGGCTTAAACCATTGAAACTTCAGTTTGGAGCGGAAATCGAGGAAAAAGTACAAAAAATCCAAAAATTTGTCGAAAAGAACCTTTCGCAACTTTGCACAGTTTATCCTGCAAGGTGGATTTCTATAAAACTCTTAGAGAGAGATGAGGATATAACGGGAAAACTTAAAAATTATGAAGGCGGAGCGGAAGTTCTAGAGTATGCAGAAAAACTAGCTGCAGAACTGGAAAAAATGCATGGCGAACCCTCGCCGGTGGTGTTAGCTTCTGAGAGATACTCCATCGCAAGCAAAATAGCCAGAGAAGTAACTATCACAGAAACGCCGCCCAGAGTGAAGCTTGAGCAAAGGCTTGACGCTATCACAACTCACAAAATACTAGGATACCCGATTTTGATAGGCGTTGTTTTGGCCATGCTCTCGCTCATTTTTGTTGGCGGAAGCCTTTTTTCAAGCTTCTTAGAATCTCTGCTTAACAACATTGTTACATGTATTGGGGATGCCCTAATCTTTCTACCTCAAGCCATGGTAAAACTGATTGCCGATGGAATTCTTGGCGGAATAATAGCTGGAATTACAGTGGCTTTACCGTACATTATACCCTTCTACATAATTCTTGCCCTACTAGAGGACAGCGGTTACCTGCCAAGAGCCGCCTTTCTCATGGACAACTTGATGCACAAGATGGGTTTACATGGAAAAGCCTTCATACCACTTATTCTCGGATATGGCTGCAGCGTTCCAGCCTGCATAGGCTGCAGAATCATGGAAACAGAACGAGAGCGTCTATTAGCCGCCTTTACCGTCACGTTGGTTCCATGCGCTGCTAGAACAGTAGTTATTTTGGGACTTGTCGGGAGGTATGTGGGCTTACATGCGGCTCTAGCACTTTATATCTTTGATCTACTGCTTGTTTTTATTCTAGGAAGAATGGCCTTCAAAATTTTACCGGGAGAGCCTGTAGGTTTAATAATGGAAATGCCACCTTACAAGAGACCAACCCTAAAAGTTGTTTTAACCAAAACTTGGAGTAGAGCGAAGGACTTTGTATACATAGCCTTCCCAATAATAATTGTTGGAAGCTTAGCTATAACCGCTTTAAACCTCATAGGCATCGTAGGCTACTTTACAACTGTAGTTAAGCCTATTATAAACGGTTGGCTCGGCCTTCCAGACGTTGCAAGCGTCCCGCTGATCTTTGGTATCCTACGGAAGGAGTTGACTTTAATCCTGCTTTCAGAGCTTATCCCCCTTGAAACACTTTCAGCAACACAAATGATTGTCTTCGCTATTATTACAACGATTTACATCCCATGCATAGCAACGATCGCTGCGCTTCTAAAAGAGTTTGGCTGGAAAAAAGCCATAGCAATAACCATCGCAGATGTGATTGCCGCCCTTTTAATTGGCGGGCTTACTTACCGAATTCTCTCACTGTTCATGACCTAA
- a CDS encoding ferrous iron transport protein A, translated as MFRKKFHGPEASGDEGELCVLSDLAEGERGVVVKALGGFGLVRRLAEMGLTPGVEVKLVKKGLFGGPVEVEVRGVMLALGHGVAAKVLVKPVKDEPHD; from the coding sequence ATGTTTAGGAAGAAATTCCATGGTCCTGAAGCTTCTGGAGACGAAGGAGAGCTTTGTGTTCTATCCGATTTAGCTGAGGGTGAAAGAGGTGTTGTGGTTAAAGCCTTAGGAGGCTTCGGTCTAGTTAGAAGACTTGCTGAGATGGGGCTCACCCCGGGCGTTGAAGTTAAGCTAGTTAAGAAGGGGCTGTTCGGCGGGCCTGTCGAAGTTGAAGTTAGAGGTGTAATGCTTGCCCTTGGACATGGTGTAGCTGCAAAGGTGCTGGTTAAACCGGTTAAGGATGAACCACATGACTAG
- a CDS encoding metal-dependent transcriptional regulator: MTTQELSHEAEEYIEAIYKLQKRRGVARTKELAYELNVVPGSITNTIAHLERHGLVEHKPYKGVRLTVEGEKLALSIIRRHRLAERLLTDILEADWSYVHETACMLEHVLTEDVLNLLEKRLGYPKFCPHGNPIPAENGEINDVECYPLTSMAVDKTCIVVKLVDERKETLLSLSSKGIKPNVPVHIVKFEDDNLVLCVAGKEHVVNRREADGIWVKAVEMKEADV; this comes from the coding sequence TTGACAACGCAAGAATTGTCCCATGAAGCTGAAGAGTATATAGAAGCCATCTATAAACTTCAAAAAAGAAGAGGGGTTGCCAGAACAAAGGAGTTGGCATATGAACTAAACGTTGTTCCGGGATCCATTACCAACACTATCGCGCATCTTGAGAGGCATGGCTTGGTGGAACACAAGCCCTATAAAGGTGTGAGATTGACTGTTGAAGGCGAGAAGTTGGCATTAAGCATTATTAGGCGGCATAGGCTTGCAGAAAGACTATTAACCGATATTTTGGAGGCTGATTGGAGTTATGTGCATGAAACTGCTTGTATGCTTGAACATGTCTTGACGGAAGATGTGCTAAACCTTCTAGAGAAACGTCTCGGTTATCCAAAGTTTTGCCCTCATGGAAATCCTATACCAGCAGAGAATGGCGAAATAAACGATGTGGAATGTTATCCACTGACTTCGATGGCGGTGGACAAGACATGCATTGTTGTAAAGCTTGTTGATGAAAGGAAGGAAACTCTCCTTTCGTTGTCAAGTAAAGGGATTAAACCAAACGTTCCAGTCCACATTGTCAAATTTGAAGATGACAATCTTGTACTATGTGTAGCTGGAAAAGAGCATGTTGTAAATCGCAGAGAAGCTGATGGCATATGGGTCAAAGCCGTGGAGATGAAAGAAGCTGATGTTTAG
- a CDS encoding secondary thiamine-phosphate synthase enzyme YjbQ, translated as MVVKNLAGFKVYNTAYTFSTKGEIEFVDLTDKVQEVVSRSGIKNGIVHVFAPHATGILILTESEYGLLNDIKALLEKVVPKNVSYMHPSNAHSHLRSVLLPPDKTLPVINGRIEFGTWQSLLFVETDVHPRRRTVIIQVIGEADE; from the coding sequence ATGGTGGTGAAAAATTTGGCTGGCTTTAAGGTTTACAATACCGCTTACACTTTTTCCACAAAAGGCGAAATAGAATTTGTAGACCTAACCGATAAGGTTCAAGAAGTGGTTTCACGCTCAGGCATAAAAAACGGCATAGTCCACGTTTTCGCTCCTCATGCAACTGGAATTCTCATTCTAACTGAAAGCGAGTATGGCCTACTAAATGATATCAAAGCGTTACTTGAAAAAGTAGTCCCAAAAAATGTCAGTTATATGCACCCTTCAAATGCTCATTCTCACTTAAGGTCTGTTCTATTACCCCCAGACAAGACCTTACCGGTCATAAACGGTAGAATAGAGTTTGGGACTTGGCAGTCTCTCTTGTTTGTGGAAACAGACGTGCACCCAAGAAGAAGAACAGTGATAATTCAAGTGATAGGTGAAGCCGATGAATAA
- a CDS encoding AAA family ATPase: MSVDYFGNGVEVLERTVNGKKVKVKWNWGTFKSTEGFPVDDNLINWVIGQDQALKECFLCLDEWVHKLKWLEKTKWYESWSSPDKPKPSAKTIISPGPYLLLLGDPGTGKSLIGRALAEKLTQIYREKGIKLFDVLCWKNPLLPSQPRISIHGAGEGKKILQREQLKELKRKFVTKVGLKALQIFLILMGLFLMCLGFYFMYQAWQTWNANPIYANEPLQEYYDHNFTSYFIERLISFVPLTFIPGGSLIFFGVFIWWFSRIGGVGTLKGIGGAQQSDIPKLIVDNSSGRAPFVDATGHRSAQLFGSIAWDPYQTGGLGTPEHQRVTAGDVHRASLGILYIDEIKNLDPEEAITLLTVLEDGQLPITLRGRWHGGDTAAMAVSTEPVPAITFLVGAGNFDSIHQIHPALMDRIYGYGKVVRMNNDMPNTVENRRKYVQFIAQEVKRFNLIHFSREACEEIIEEGRRRSNKKDALTTRFRPLISIIKTAATLAMNEGCKIVERRHVREAIENHCKTIQRQILEHEINERGKLLEIKPEGVKLGQIYGLAVVRDPYSGEMTGSVLCVKATMVKRSELPRDYPIKGYYKVTGVAKGQSFIADSIAKVRSVILQKYGIDIAQDYLTHIDFAQSYGVDGPSAGVTMAILLCSLIEGKPIRQDVAVTGEINLGVGDSILVTAVGGVHEKIRAAEAWGFKKVVIPRKNYEHSIDPRDYKIEVTPAATLDDYLKECLVEEATIKVPIQTHRKPKI; the protein is encoded by the coding sequence TTGTCTGTTGACTATTTCGGAAATGGAGTAGAAGTCCTAGAACGTACAGTTAACGGCAAAAAAGTTAAAGTGAAATGGAATTGGGGAACCTTCAAAAGCACTGAAGGCTTCCCAGTGGATGACAACTTAATAAATTGGGTTATTGGACAGGATCAAGCTCTCAAAGAATGTTTTCTCTGCCTAGACGAGTGGGTTCATAAGCTTAAATGGTTAGAGAAAACAAAATGGTATGAAAGTTGGAGTAGCCCAGACAAGCCTAAACCTTCAGCTAAAACCATCATAAGCCCCGGACCATACCTTCTACTTTTGGGAGACCCTGGAACCGGCAAGTCGCTTATTGGAAGAGCATTAGCTGAAAAACTGACTCAGATTTATCGGGAAAAAGGCATAAAGCTTTTTGACGTTCTATGTTGGAAAAACCCTCTACTGCCAAGTCAGCCTAGAATTTCAATTCATGGAGCTGGAGAAGGAAAGAAAATTCTTCAAAGGGAGCAACTTAAGGAGCTTAAAAGGAAATTTGTTACAAAAGTGGGATTGAAAGCGTTACAAATATTCCTCATTCTTATGGGTTTGTTTTTGATGTGTTTAGGCTTCTACTTCATGTATCAGGCTTGGCAGACCTGGAACGCAAATCCCATATACGCAAATGAGCCTCTTCAAGAATATTATGATCATAACTTTACAAGCTATTTCATAGAAAGACTCATCAGCTTTGTTCCTCTAACATTCATTCCAGGCGGTAGCCTAATTTTCTTCGGAGTTTTTATTTGGTGGTTCTCCAGGATTGGCGGCGTGGGAACATTAAAAGGTATCGGAGGAGCACAACAAAGCGACATACCAAAACTTATAGTGGACAACAGTTCTGGACGTGCACCTTTCGTTGACGCAACAGGCCACAGGAGCGCGCAACTCTTTGGTTCAATAGCTTGGGACCCCTATCAAACCGGCGGGCTAGGCACACCGGAGCATCAGCGAGTTACAGCTGGAGACGTTCACAGAGCATCGCTTGGCATATTGTATATTGATGAGATAAAGAACCTTGACCCCGAAGAAGCCATAACGCTTCTCACGGTACTTGAGGACGGACAGTTGCCAATAACCCTTAGGGGACGGTGGCACGGGGGAGACACGGCGGCCATGGCAGTTTCCACGGAACCTGTCCCGGCCATAACATTTCTTGTTGGCGCTGGAAACTTTGACAGCATACACCAGATCCATCCAGCTTTGATGGATAGGATTTATGGTTACGGCAAAGTTGTGAGAATGAACAATGATATGCCCAACACTGTGGAGAACAGACGTAAATACGTGCAGTTCATCGCCCAAGAAGTTAAGCGCTTCAACTTGATACACTTCAGCCGCGAGGCTTGTGAAGAAATAATTGAGGAGGGGCGAAGGCGCAGCAACAAGAAAGATGCCTTGACCACTCGTTTTAGACCGTTAATTTCCATAATTAAAACTGCTGCAACTCTGGCCATGAACGAAGGCTGCAAGATTGTTGAGCGGCGGCATGTTCGTGAAGCCATAGAAAATCACTGTAAAACCATTCAGAGGCAGATCTTGGAACATGAAATTAATGAGAGAGGAAAGCTTCTTGAAATAAAACCTGAGGGCGTCAAGCTTGGGCAAATATATGGTTTGGCTGTTGTTCGAGATCCATACAGCGGCGAGATGACAGGTAGTGTCCTTTGCGTAAAGGCCACTATGGTTAAGCGAAGTGAACTTCCAAGAGACTATCCCATTAAGGGTTATTACAAGGTAACCGGTGTAGCCAAAGGACAAAGCTTCATAGCGGACAGTATAGCCAAAGTCCGCAGCGTAATCCTCCAAAAATACGGTATAGACATAGCTCAAGACTATCTGACACATATAGACTTTGCCCAATCCTACGGTGTAGACGGTCCATCAGCTGGCGTAACAATGGCAATACTGCTATGCTCACTTATTGAGGGTAAACCCATAAGGCAAGATGTGGCTGTTACTGGCGAAATAAACCTAGGTGTAGGTGATTCCATACTTGTGACAGCGGTTGGTGGGGTACACGAGAAAATTAGAGCCGCGGAGGCATGGGGATTCAAGAAGGTAGTTATTCCGAGAAAGAATTACGAGCACTCTATAGATCCTAGAGACTACAAAATTGAGGTTACGCCGGCAGCCACGCTGGACGATTATTTGAAGGAATGCCTCGTGGAAGAAGCCACAATCAAGGTTCCGATTCAAACACATCGAAAACCAAAAATTTAA
- a CDS encoding 50S ribosomal protein L35ae, producing the protein MSQVQGIIINYRVGPKTQRSKECIIQFPHINSVSEASRLIGRKIAWKNDKNKIVGKIIGLHGKKGLVRARFRKGLPGQALGTTVELVG; encoded by the coding sequence ATGTCGCAGGTTCAAGGTATAATCATCAACTACAGAGTAGGACCAAAAACACAAAGGTCAAAAGAATGCATCATCCAATTTCCACACATTAATTCAGTTTCCGAAGCCAGCAGACTAATCGGACGCAAAATAGCATGGAAAAACGACAAGAACAAAATAGTAGGCAAAATCATAGGACTACACGGCAAAAAAGGGCTTGTAAGAGCTAGATTCAGAAAAGGTTTGCCCGGGCAAGCCTTAGGAACAACCGTTGAACTGGTTGGGTAA
- a CDS encoding aminotransferase class III-fold pyridoxal phosphate-dependent enzyme, giving the protein MKTPKSRILYERARKVLPAGVSYAIRHFDPYPFYVARAKGGKLYDVDGNEYVDFWLGHTTHILGHSPPAVIKAVREQLEKGIHYGTAHELEIALAEQVTKMMPSAEMVRFTNSGTEANMYAVRLARAYTGRVKIAKFEGGWHGGYDALHKAVKPPYDLPESAGLTLGALDDTLVLPFNDIEGVKERLKGVEDKVAAVIIEPVLGAGGAIPVEKEFLRELREFCDQHGILLIVDEVITGFRLAPGGVQQYFGVRPDLTVLGKNFRRGLSSRRLLRPG; this is encoded by the coding sequence TTGAAAACTCCAAAATCTAGAATTCTATACGAACGGGCCAGGAAGGTTCTGCCGGCAGGTGTCTCCTATGCGATAAGGCATTTTGACCCCTATCCATTTTACGTGGCTAGAGCTAAGGGGGGTAAACTTTACGATGTCGACGGAAATGAATACGTTGATTTTTGGCTTGGACATACAACTCACATCTTAGGGCACAGTCCGCCGGCCGTTATTAAGGCGGTTAGGGAGCAGCTTGAGAAAGGAATTCATTATGGCACTGCTCATGAGCTGGAAATAGCCCTTGCAGAGCAGGTCACCAAAATGATGCCCAGCGCTGAAATGGTGCGTTTCACAAACTCTGGAACAGAAGCGAACATGTATGCGGTTCGCCTTGCCAGAGCATATACTGGGCGCGTGAAGATTGCCAAATTTGAAGGTGGATGGCACGGGGGCTACGATGCACTCCACAAGGCGGTAAAGCCCCCATACGATTTGCCTGAATCCGCTGGTTTAACACTAGGAGCCTTAGATGACACGCTAGTCCTGCCCTTTAACGATATCGAAGGAGTTAAAGAGCGACTAAAAGGCGTAGAGGATAAAGTTGCCGCCGTAATCATAGAGCCTGTTTTAGGAGCTGGAGGAGCAATTCCAGTGGAAAAGGAATTCTTGAGGGAGTTGAGAGAATTCTGCGACCAACATGGGATACTGTTAATTGTTGATGAAGTGATTACAGGCTTTCGTTTGGCTCCCGGAGGTGTCCAACAATATTTTGGCGTCAGACCAGACCTAACAGTTCTTGGAAAAAATTTTAGGCGGGGGCTTTCCAGTAGGCGCCTTTTGCGGCCCGGTTGA